A single Streptococcus thermophilus DNA region contains:
- a CDS encoding aspartate kinase, protein MKVIKFGGSSLASAIQLEKVLNIVKSDPERRFVVVSAPGKRNDEDTKVTDALIKYYKHYIKGADVKADQEWIINRYQAMVDELGFKSKEMVKIAKAITDLATLPIEDNDFLHDSFLAAGEDNNAKLIAEYFRNNDIEARYVHPREAGILVSSEPGNARILPGSYDKLEELRESDEVLIIPGFFGVTSDNQICTFSRGGSDITGSIIAAGVKADLYENFTDVDGIFAAHPGVVHEPHSIPELTYKEMRELAYAGFSVLHDEALLPAYRGKIPLVIKNTNNPDHPGTRIILEHQGATVPVVGIASDDKFVSINMSKYLMNREVGFGRKVLQILEDLNIRWEHMPSGIDDLSIIIRERELTPIKEQEILSYLTRELGVDEVEIEHGLSILVIVGENMRDHIGVTATAAKALSEKNINLEMISQGSSEVSVMFVIETEQEKEAVRALYDAFFRSNN, encoded by the coding sequence ATGAAAGTCATCAAATTTGGCGGAAGCTCACTCGCTTCAGCAATACAATTAGAAAAAGTCTTAAACATTGTAAAATCTGACCCTGAACGCCGCTTTGTCGTTGTCTCTGCCCCTGGTAAACGTAACGATGAGGATACCAAAGTTACAGACGCCCTAATTAAATACTACAAACACTATATAAAGGGTGCGGATGTTAAAGCTGACCAAGAATGGATTATTAACCGCTACCAAGCTATGGTTGATGAACTAGGTTTCAAATCAAAAGAGATGGTAAAAATTGCCAAAGCTATTACTGACCTCGCTACGCTTCCCATCGAGGATAACGATTTCCTCCATGATTCCTTCCTAGCTGCTGGAGAGGACAATAATGCAAAATTAATTGCTGAATATTTCCGCAATAACGATATTGAAGCACGCTACGTTCATCCTCGCGAAGCTGGTATCTTGGTCTCAAGTGAGCCAGGCAACGCCCGTATTCTTCCGGGTTCATATGATAAGTTAGAAGAACTTCGTGAATCAGATGAGGTTCTGATTATTCCTGGATTCTTTGGGGTCACCTCTGATAATCAAATCTGTACATTCTCACGAGGAGGCTCTGATATCACAGGCTCTATCATAGCGGCAGGTGTTAAAGCTGACCTATATGAAAACTTTACAGATGTAGATGGTATTTTTGCAGCCCACCCAGGTGTGGTACATGAACCGCACTCTATTCCAGAGTTGACTTACAAAGAAATGCGTGAGTTGGCATATGCTGGATTTTCGGTTCTTCATGATGAAGCTCTCCTCCCAGCATATCGTGGTAAGATTCCATTAGTTATCAAAAACACCAATAATCCGGACCACCCAGGCACACGTATTATTCTTGAACACCAGGGAGCAACTGTTCCAGTTGTTGGTATTGCTAGCGATGACAAGTTTGTCAGCATCAATATGAGTAAATACCTCATGAACCGCGAGGTAGGTTTCGGACGTAAGGTGCTACAAATCTTGGAAGATTTAAACATCCGTTGGGAACACATGCCTTCTGGAATTGATGACCTTTCAATCATTATTCGAGAACGTGAACTTACCCCAATCAAAGAACAAGAAATCCTCTCTTATTTGACGCGTGAACTTGGTGTTGATGAAGTTGAAATTGAACATGGCCTTTCTATCCTAGTGATTGTTGGTGAAAATATGAGAGACCACATCGGTGTTACAGCGACAGCAGCCAAAGCACTCTCTGAAAAAAACATTAACCTTGAAATGATTTCTCAGGGATCAAGTGAAGTTTCTGTAATGTTTGTAATTGAAACTGAACAAGAGAAAGAAGCCGTTAGAGCGCTCTATGACGCATTTTTCCGTAGCAACAACTAA
- a CDS encoding HAD family hydrolase, which translates to MVEAIIFDMDGVLFDTEKYYYDRRASFLGQKGISIDHLPPSFFIGGNTKQVWENILRDDYDKWDVLTLQEEYNTYKQNNPLPYKELIFPDVLKVLNEVKSQGLKIGLASSSVKADIFRALEENRLQGFFDIVLSGEEFKESKPNPEIYLTALKQLNVQASRALIIEDSEKGIAAGVAADVEVWAIRDNRFGMDQSAAKGLLDSLTDVLDLIK; encoded by the coding sequence GTGGTAGAGGCAATTATTTTTGATATGGATGGTGTCCTTTTTGACACTGAAAAATATTATTATGATCGACGGGCAAGTTTTTTAGGCCAAAAGGGTATTTCAATAGATCATTTACCCCCGTCTTTCTTTATAGGTGGAAATACTAAGCAGGTTTGGGAAAATATTCTTAGAGATGATTATGATAAGTGGGATGTGTTAACTTTACAAGAAGAGTACAATACTTATAAACAAAATAATCCCTTACCCTATAAAGAATTAATTTTTCCTGATGTTTTAAAGGTTTTAAATGAAGTGAAATCTCAAGGGTTGAAAATAGGCTTAGCCTCTAGCTCAGTGAAAGCAGATATCTTTAGAGCTTTGGAGGAAAATCGTTTGCAAGGTTTCTTTGATATTGTTCTCTCAGGAGAGGAATTCAAAGAGAGTAAACCCAATCCAGAGATTTATTTGACAGCGTTAAAGCAATTAAACGTGCAAGCAAGTCGTGCTCTTATCATTGAAGATAGTGAAAAAGGAATTGCTGCTGGGGTAGCTGCAGATGTAGAGGTCTGGGCGATTAGAGATAATCGGTTTGGTATGGATCAAAGTGCTGCAAAAGGTTTATTGGATAGTCTTACAGATGTTTTAGACTTAATAAAATAG
- a CDS encoding enoyl-CoA hydratase — MAYETILYSVEEEVATLTLNRPEVQNGFNIQVCDEIMAAIEEAGEDASVKFLVINAKGKVFSVGGDLDQMKKAVAVADVQSLVRIAEQVNEISFALKKLPKPVIMVIDGPCAGAAANLAVAADFTIASEKAKFIQAFVGVGLAPDAGGLYLLTRSIGINRATQITMTGEPVSAEKALDWGIAYKVVDSEKLEKTVSQLIKKLNRSSVNSFKAIKEMVWESEFAGWEKYAKLELDLQKSLAFTEDFKEGVRAYSERRRPKFKGK, encoded by the coding sequence ATGGCTTACGAAACAATTCTTTATAGTGTTGAAGAGGAAGTGGCAACATTAACTCTCAATCGCCCTGAAGTGCAAAATGGATTTAACATTCAAGTTTGTGATGAGATTATGGCTGCAATCGAGGAAGCAGGGGAAGATGCATCTGTGAAGTTCTTGGTTATCAATGCTAAGGGGAAAGTCTTTTCTGTTGGTGGAGACCTTGATCAAATGAAAAAAGCTGTTGCTGTGGCTGATGTACAATCTTTGGTTCGTATTGCTGAGCAAGTGAATGAAATATCTTTTGCTCTTAAAAAATTGCCTAAGCCAGTCATCATGGTTATTGATGGGCCCTGTGCAGGTGCCGCTGCTAACTTAGCAGTTGCAGCAGATTTCACAATTGCATCTGAAAAAGCTAAATTTATTCAAGCTTTTGTAGGTGTTGGTTTGGCCCCTGATGCTGGTGGTCTTTACCTTTTGACTCGTTCAATTGGTATTAATCGTGCTACTCAAATTACCATGACAGGAGAGCCTGTGTCAGCTGAGAAAGCTTTAGATTGGGGGATTGCTTACAAGGTAGTCGATTCAGAAAAACTTGAGAAAACAGTGAGTCAATTGATTAAGAAATTAAATCGTTCTTCAGTTAATTCATTCAAAGCAATTAAAGAAATGGTTTGGGAATCTGAATTTGCAGGTTGGGAAAAATACGCTAAGCTAGAGCTTGATTTGCAGAAATCTCTTGCATTTACAGAGGACTTTAAAGAAGGTGTACGTGCTTATAGTGAACGTCGCCGCCCTAAATTCAAAGGAAAATAA
- a CDS encoding MarR family winged helix-turn-helix transcriptional regulator has product MNYDKINGYLVDIFNNVVIIEEASLKNSKFNDISLKEMHTIDVIGTHPDTTPSAVARELMLTLGTVTTSLNKLEKKGYIIRTRSSVDRRVVHLSLSKKGRLVYRLHRGFHKSMVMRITEGFNDEELKVMSKGLENLHAFLEELK; this is encoded by the coding sequence GTGAATTACGATAAAATTAATGGCTATCTTGTTGATATTTTTAATAACGTCGTTATTATCGAAGAAGCAAGTTTGAAAAATTCAAAGTTTAATGATATTTCCCTCAAGGAAATGCATACCATTGATGTTATTGGCACACATCCAGATACGACACCAAGTGCAGTTGCTAGAGAGCTTATGTTAACCCTTGGTACTGTAACAACTTCTCTCAATAAACTTGAAAAGAAAGGATATATTATTCGTACGCGATCATCTGTTGATCGTCGTGTGGTCCATCTATCACTTTCTAAAAAAGGTCGTCTGGTATATCGTCTTCACCGTGGTTTCCATAAATCAATGGTGATGCGGATTACAGAAGGCTTTAACGACGAGGAATTAAAGGTTATGAGCAAAGGTTTGGAAAATCTCCATGCCTTTCTTGAGGAGTTGAAATAA
- a CDS encoding beta-ketoacyl-ACP synthase III → MAFAKISQVAHYAPAQVVTNDDLSKIMDTSDEWIRSRTGIQERRISLNENTSDLATNVAYQLLEKSGLSPEELDFVLVATISPDNSMPSVAARVQGTIGAVNAFAFDITAACSGFVFALATAEKLIKSGAYKKGLVIGAEVLSKTLDWSDRATAVLFGDGAGGVLLEESEEEHFFGESLNTDGSKGGLESGASAVISPYSDGTEQPNPYMQMDGKAIFDFAVKTVSKSIKALVEEKGEPDYFLLHQANIRILDTMAKKIDVSRDKFLANMMSYGNTSAASIPILLSENVANETLKLGSDQTILLSGFGGGLTWGSLIVKI, encoded by the coding sequence ATGGCATTTGCAAAAATTAGTCAGGTTGCCCATTATGCACCTGCTCAGGTCGTGACCAACGATGACCTATCTAAAATCATGGATACCAGTGATGAGTGGATTCGCTCACGTACAGGGATTCAAGAACGTCGCATTTCATTAAATGAGAATACAAGTGATTTAGCTACCAATGTTGCTTATCAGCTGTTGGAAAAGTCGGGATTATCTCCTGAAGAGCTAGACTTTGTTTTAGTTGCAACGATTTCTCCTGATAACTCAATGCCGTCAGTGGCAGCACGTGTTCAAGGAACAATTGGAGCAGTTAATGCCTTCGCTTTTGATATTACTGCGGCATGCAGTGGTTTTGTCTTCGCTTTGGCAACCGCAGAAAAATTGATAAAGTCAGGAGCTTACAAAAAAGGTTTAGTTATTGGTGCTGAAGTTCTTTCAAAAACTTTAGACTGGTCTGATCGTGCAACAGCAGTTCTTTTTGGAGATGGGGCTGGCGGTGTTTTATTAGAAGAATCTGAAGAAGAACACTTTTTTGGTGAATCTTTAAATACCGACGGTAGCAAGGGCGGTCTTGAGTCGGGAGCTTCTGCAGTTATTTCGCCTTATTCTGATGGTACTGAGCAGCCTAATCCCTATATGCAAATGGATGGTAAAGCAATCTTTGATTTTGCTGTTAAGACTGTTTCGAAGAGTATTAAAGCATTGGTTGAAGAAAAAGGTGAACCTGATTACTTCCTTCTTCATCAAGCTAATATTCGTATTTTGGATACTATGGCTAAGAAAATTGATGTTAGTCGTGATAAATTTCTGGCTAACATGATGTCTTATGGTAATACCAGTGCAGCAAGTATTCCAATCTTGCTTTCTGAGAATGTGGCGAATGAGACTCTTAAGTTAGGCAGTGATCAAACAATTCTTCTCTCAGGTTTTGGAGGGGGTTTGACATGGGGCAGTCTAATTGTTAAAATCTAG
- a CDS encoding acyl carrier protein: MAVFEKVQEIIVEELGKDAEEVKLETTFDELDADSLDVFQVISEIEDEFDIQIETEEGLNTVGDLVAYVEEKTK, encoded by the coding sequence ATGGCAGTATTTGAAAAAGTACAAGAAATCATTGTTGAAGAACTTGGGAAAGATGCAGAAGAAGTAAAATTAGAAACTACTTTTGACGAACTTGATGCTGATTCACTTGATGTATTCCAAGTTATCTCAGAAATCGAAGATGAATTCGATATTCAAATCGAAACTGAAGAAGGTCTTAACACGGTTGGTGACCTTGTTGCTTACGTAGAAGAGAAAACTAAATAA
- the fabK gene encoding enoyl-[acyl-carrier-protein] reductase FabK yields MKSRITELLGIKYPIFQGGMAWVADGDLAGAVSNAGGLGIIGGGNAPKEVVKANIDRVKQITDKPFGVNIMLLSPFVDDIVDLVIEEGVKVVTTGAGNPGKYMERFHEAGITVIPVIPSVALAKRMEKLGADAVVAEGMEAGGHIGKLTTMALVRQVADAVSIPVIGAGGVADGRGMAAVLMLGAEAVQVGTRFAVAKESNAHQNFKDKILKAKDIDTVISASVVGHPVRTIKNKLATEYNQAEKDFLAGKKTQEEIEELGEGALRNAVVDGDVEHGSVMAGQIAGLIRKEETCAEILEDLYTGAAKVIKEEAARWADVNV; encoded by the coding sequence ATGAAATCTCGTATTACAGAACTGTTAGGAATTAAATATCCAATCTTCCAAGGTGGTATGGCCTGGGTTGCTGATGGTGACTTGGCTGGAGCCGTTTCAAATGCTGGTGGACTCGGAATTATTGGTGGCGGTAATGCCCCTAAAGAAGTGGTAAAAGCTAATATTGACAGGGTGAAACAAATCACTGACAAACCATTCGGTGTTAATATTATGCTTTTGTCGCCATTTGTTGACGATATTGTTGACCTTGTTATTGAAGAAGGTGTAAAAGTTGTTACAACTGGTGCAGGAAACCCAGGTAAATATATGGAACGTTTCCACGAAGCCGGTATCACAGTTATTCCAGTTATCCCATCAGTTGCACTTGCTAAACGCATGGAAAAACTTGGAGCGGATGCTGTTGTTGCAGAAGGTATGGAAGCTGGTGGTCACATCGGTAAATTGACAACTATGGCTCTTGTTCGACAAGTTGCAGATGCGGTATCTATCCCGGTTATTGGGGCTGGTGGTGTTGCTGATGGACGTGGTATGGCTGCTGTTCTCATGCTTGGAGCAGAAGCTGTGCAGGTTGGTACGCGTTTCGCTGTTGCCAAAGAATCTAACGCTCACCAAAACTTCAAGGATAAGATTTTGAAGGCTAAAGATATCGATACTGTGATTTCCGCTTCTGTTGTAGGACACCCTGTTCGTACCATTAAGAATAAGTTGGCTACAGAGTACAATCAGGCCGAAAAAGATTTCTTAGCTGGTAAGAAAACTCAAGAGGAAATTGAAGAGCTTGGTGAAGGTGCACTTCGTAATGCCGTTGTTGATGGAGATGTGGAACATGGTTCAGTTATGGCTGGACAAATTGCAGGTCTTATTCGTAAAGAAGAAACGTGTGCAGAAATCTTAGAAGATTTGTACACAGGTGCTGCAAAGGTAATTAAAGAAGAAGCTGCTCGTTGGGCAGATGTAAACGTCTAA
- the fabD gene encoding ACP S-malonyltransferase — MTKRAFLFGGQGAQKLGMASDLYAAYPIVKETFDTASRILGYDLRELIDSNEEKLNQTRYTQPAILTTSVAIYRLLAENGIAPDIVAGLSLGEYSALVAAGALSFEDAVALVAKRGEFMETAAPAGTGKMVAVMNTDPNLIEEICQEASEKGVVTPANYNTPAQIVIGGEVGAVDYAVELLKEAGAKRLIPLNVSGPFHTALLESASQKLAAELEKVSFNDFVLPLVGNTEAQIMKSEDVKALLARQVMEPVRFYDSIATIQDFGVDEVIEIGPGKILSGFLKKIDKTLPTQNVEDQASLDALLNA, encoded by the coding sequence GTGACAAAACGTGCTTTCTTATTTGGTGGTCAAGGAGCTCAGAAATTGGGTATGGCAAGTGATTTGTATGCGGCATATCCCATTGTCAAAGAAACATTTGATACGGCTAGTCGTATTTTAGGTTATGATTTACGTGAATTGATTGATTCTAACGAAGAAAAACTTAATCAAACACGCTATACTCAACCAGCTATTTTGACAACGTCAGTTGCTATTTATCGTCTCTTGGCAGAAAATGGTATTGCTCCTGATATTGTTGCTGGACTTTCTCTTGGGGAATATTCTGCCCTGGTTGCAGCTGGTGCCCTCTCATTTGAAGATGCAGTAGCCTTAGTTGCTAAACGTGGGGAATTCATGGAAACTGCAGCTCCAGCTGGAACTGGAAAAATGGTTGCTGTCATGAACACAGATCCAAATTTGATTGAAGAGATTTGTCAAGAAGCTTCTGAAAAGGGTGTAGTAACGCCTGCCAACTATAATACCCCAGCACAAATTGTAATTGGTGGTGAAGTTGGGGCTGTTGATTATGCTGTAGAATTACTTAAAGAAGCAGGTGCAAAACGCTTGATTCCTCTTAATGTATCAGGCCCATTCCATACAGCTTTACTTGAATCAGCTAGTCAAAAATTGGCAGCAGAACTAGAAAAAGTGTCATTCAATGACTTTGTCCTCCCATTGGTAGGTAATACTGAGGCTCAAATTATGAAGTCAGAAGACGTTAAAGCTCTTTTGGCTCGTCAGGTGATGGAACCTGTACGTTTTTATGATTCGATTGCCACTATCCAAGATTTTGGTGTAGATGAAGTGATTGAGATTGGGCCAGGAAAAATCTTGTCAGGTTTCTTGAAGAAAATTGATAAAACCTTACCAACTCAAAATGTTGAAGATCAAGCTAGTCTTGATGCCCTTCTTAATGCTTAA
- the fabG gene encoding 3-oxoacyl-[acyl-carrier-protein] reductase translates to MELKNKNVFVTGSTRGIGLAVAHQFASLGANVVLNGRSEISEDLLAQFVDYGVTVVGISGDISNGEDAKRMVAEAIEKLGSVDVLVNNAGITNDKLMLKMTEEDFERVLKINLTGAFNMTQAVLKPMSKARQGAIINMSSVVGLMGNVGQANYSASKAGLIGFTKSVAREVAARGVRVNAIAPGFIESDMTDAIPEKMKDAMIAQVPMKRIGQAKEVAEVAAFLAGQEYLTGQTIAIDGGMTMQ, encoded by the coding sequence ATGGAACTTAAGAATAAAAATGTTTTTGTAACAGGTTCAACACGTGGTATTGGATTAGCTGTGGCACATCAATTTGCTAGTCTTGGTGCCAACGTTGTCCTAAATGGACGTTCTGAAATTTCTGAGGACTTGCTTGCGCAATTTGTGGACTATGGTGTAACTGTTGTTGGTATCTCAGGTGATATTTCTAATGGTGAGGATGCTAAACGTATGGTAGCAGAAGCCATTGAAAAACTTGGAAGTGTTGATGTACTAGTTAATAATGCTGGTATCACCAACGATAAGTTGATGTTGAAGATGACTGAAGAAGATTTTGAACGCGTCTTGAAAATCAACTTGACTGGTGCTTTCAATATGACACAGGCAGTCTTGAAACCAATGTCTAAGGCTCGTCAAGGTGCCATTATCAATATGTCATCTGTTGTAGGTCTTATGGGAAATGTTGGTCAAGCTAATTATTCGGCTTCAAAAGCTGGTTTGATTGGTTTCACTAAATCAGTAGCACGTGAAGTTGCAGCTCGTGGTGTTCGTGTTAATGCTATTGCTCCTGGTTTCATTGAGTCTGATATGACTGATGCAATCCCAGAGAAAATGAAAGACGCTATGATTGCTCAAGTACCAATGAAACGTATTGGTCAGGCAAAAGAAGTGGCAGAAGTTGCGGCTTTCTTAGCAGGGCAAGAGTATCTTACAGGTCAAACAATCGCTATTGATGGTGGTATGACCATGCAATAA
- the fabF gene encoding beta-ketoacyl-ACP synthase II → MSTNRVVVTGYGVTSPIGNTPEDFWNSLHDGKIGIKPITKFDASEIPVFNAGEIQDFPFDKYFVKKDTNRMDTYSLYAIYAAMEALENSGLNMEEVNRDRVGVIVSSGIGGLQELEDQIIRMYERGMKRIKPMFIPKALSNMGAGNIALKIGAQGVCKSVTTACASANDAIGEAFREIKFGFHDVVLAGGAEASITKIGIGGFNALTALSTTEDPERSSIPFDKDRNGFVMGEGAGVLVIESLEHAQKRGANILAEIVGYGSNCDAYHMTTPTPDGSGAAKAIKLAINEAGIKPEDVDYVNAHGTSTPANEKGESGAIVSVLGKDVPVSSTKSFTGHLLGAAGAVEAIATIEAIRHSFVPKTAGTKELSDYIEANVVYGEGKEADIEYAISNTFGFGGHNAVLAFKRWEG, encoded by the coding sequence ATGTCTACAAATCGTGTTGTTGTTACAGGTTACGGTGTAACCTCGCCAATCGGTAATACACCAGAAGATTTTTGGAACAGTCTTCATGACGGTAAGATTGGTATTAAGCCAATCACCAAGTTTGATGCTTCTGAAATCCCAGTCTTTAACGCTGGTGAAATCCAAGATTTCCCATTCGACAAGTATTTTGTGAAAAAAGATACTAACCGTATGGACACTTATTCACTTTATGCGATTTATGCTGCTATGGAAGCACTTGAAAATTCAGGACTTAATATGGAAGAAGTAAATCGTGATCGCGTTGGTGTTATCGTGTCATCTGGTATCGGTGGTTTACAAGAACTTGAAGATCAAATTATCCGCATGTATGAACGTGGTATGAAACGTATCAAGCCAATGTTTATTCCTAAAGCTCTCTCAAACATGGGTGCAGGGAACATTGCTCTTAAGATTGGTGCTCAAGGAGTATGTAAATCAGTGACAACTGCCTGTGCCTCTGCCAATGATGCTATCGGTGAAGCCTTCCGCGAAATTAAATTTGGATTTCACGATGTTGTCTTGGCTGGTGGTGCGGAAGCTTCAATCACTAAAATTGGTATTGGAGGTTTTAACGCTCTTACAGCCCTTTCAACAACAGAAGATCCAGAACGTTCTTCAATTCCATTTGATAAAGACCGTAATGGTTTTGTTATGGGTGAAGGTGCTGGGGTTCTTGTTATTGAAAGCTTGGAGCATGCGCAAAAACGTGGTGCCAACATCTTGGCTGAGATTGTTGGTTACGGATCAAACTGTGATGCCTATCATATGACAACGCCAACTCCAGACGGTTCAGGAGCTGCTAAAGCAATTAAATTGGCTATCAATGAAGCTGGTATCAAGCCTGAAGATGTTGACTATGTCAATGCTCACGGTACTTCAACACCAGCCAACGAAAAAGGTGAAAGTGGTGCTATTGTGTCTGTACTTGGTAAAGATGTTCCAGTTTCATCTACTAAATCATTTACAGGTCACCTGCTTGGTGCTGCTGGTGCTGTTGAAGCTATTGCAACAATTGAAGCTATTCGTCACAGCTTTGTACCAAAAACTGCTGGTACAAAAGAATTGTCTGACTACATTGAAGCTAATGTTGTTTACGGTGAAGGTAAAGAAGCTGATATTGAGTATGCAATCTCAAATACCTTTGGTTTTGGTGGACACAACGCTGTTCTTGCCTTTAAACGTTGGGAGGGCTAA
- the accB gene encoding acetyl-CoA carboxylase biotin carboxyl carrier protein, giving the protein MNISEIKDLLAQFDASTLREFSYKNNGEELNLSKNQTSSVTTSPVAPTVEVVASSPQVPVAPVAAPAAVETPATPVEEASAQAAEGEVVESPLVGVAYLSPSPEKPAFVSVGDTVKKGQTLLIVEAMKVMNEVPAPKDGVITEILVANEEVVDYGKGLVRIK; this is encoded by the coding sequence ATGAATATTTCTGAAATTAAAGATTTGTTGGCTCAATTTGATGCCTCAACTTTGCGTGAATTCTCATATAAAAACAATGGAGAAGAGTTGAACTTGAGTAAAAATCAAACAAGTTCAGTAACTACTTCTCCAGTAGCTCCTACAGTTGAAGTGGTTGCGTCATCTCCTCAGGTTCCAGTTGCTCCAGTAGCAGCACCTGCCGCTGTTGAAACTCCAGCAACACCAGTTGAAGAAGCTTCTGCTCAAGCTGCTGAAGGTGAAGTGGTTGAAAGTCCACTTGTTGGTGTGGCTTACTTGTCTCCATCACCTGAAAAACCAGCCTTTGTTTCTGTTGGTGATACTGTTAAGAAAGGTCAAACGCTTCTTATCGTTGAAGCAATGAAGGTGATGAATGAAGTACCAGCACCTAAAGATGGTGTTATTACTGAAATCTTGGTAGCGAATGAAGAAGTTGTTGACTACGGAAAAGGATTGGTACGCATCAAATGA
- the fabZ gene encoding 3-hydroxyacyl-ACP dehydratase FabZ, with amino-acid sequence MTIDINAIREALPHRYPMLLVDRVLEVSEDEITAIKNVTINEPFFNGHFPQYPVIPGVLIMEALAQTAGVLELSKPENKGKLVFYAGMDKVKFKKQVVPGDQLVMTAKFVKRRGTIAVVEAKAEVDGKLAASGTLTFAIGS; translated from the coding sequence ATGACAATTGATATTAATGCTATTCGTGAAGCTTTACCACACCGTTATCCAATGCTTTTGGTTGACCGTGTGCTAGAAGTTTCAGAAGACGAAATCACAGCTATTAAAAATGTAACGATCAATGAACCTTTCTTTAATGGACATTTTCCTCAATACCCAGTTATTCCAGGTGTCCTCATCATGGAAGCTCTTGCGCAAACAGCTGGTGTTCTTGAATTGTCTAAACCTGAAAACAAGGGCAAATTAGTCTTTTATGCAGGTATGGATAAGGTTAAATTTAAAAAACAAGTGGTTCCTGGTGACCAACTTGTTATGACAGCTAAGTTTGTTAAACGTCGTGGAACAATTGCTGTTGTTGAAGCTAAGGCTGAAGTCGATGGTAAACTTGCTGCATCAGGTACTTTGACTTTTGCTATTGGAAGCTAG